The following coding sequences are from one Spea bombifrons isolate aSpeBom1 chromosome 13, aSpeBom1.2.pri, whole genome shotgun sequence window:
- the SGSH gene encoding N-sulphoglucosamine sulphohydrolase, with protein MGTRGSAVVWWILCVLVSEASGRNVLLIIGDDAGFESDVYNNTAIKTPHLRELAEKSLIFKNAFTSVSSCSPSRSAILTGLPQHQNGMYGLHQDVHHFNSFDDVKSLPLLLRQAGIRTGVIGKKHVGPESVYPFDFAYTEENSSVLQVGRNITRIKLLVRKFFESQDQRPFFLYVAFHDPHRCGHSQPQYGAFCEKFGNGDVGMGRIPDWTPRYYTPEQVQVPYFIPDTPSARADLAAQYTTIGRLDQGVGLVLSELRSAGHENDTLVIFSSDNGIPFPNGRTNLYWSGRAEPLLVSSPDHPRRWGQVSESFASLLDITPTILDWFSIPYPNYKVFGKSVELTGKSLLPALEIEQPWATVFGSQSHHEVTMYYPMRSVQHMQYLLIHNLNFKMPFPIDQDFYVSPTFEDLLNRTVSGKPTNWFKTLHSYYYRDRWELYDRSGDPSEARNVAGDPGYQGIFKALRDLLQKWQWETSDPWVCAPDGVLEEKLDPKCRPLHNEL; from the exons ATGGGTACCCGGGGGTCCGCTGTGGTTTGGTGGATTCTCTGTGTCCTCGTATCAGAGGCCAGTGGAAGGAATGTGCTGCTTATAATCG GTGATGATGCCGGGTTTGAGAGTGATGTCTATAACAACACGGCCATCAAGACCCCCCACCTGAGAGAGCTGGCCGAGAAAAGCCTCATCTTTAAGAATGCCTTCACCTCTGTGAGCAGCTGTTCACCCAGCCGCTCCGCCATACTGACCGGCCTGCCCCAG CACCAGAATGGAATGTATGGGCTCCACCAGGACGTGCACCATTTTAACTCATTCGATGACGTCAAAAGTTTGCCTCTGCTGCTCAGGCAAGCCGGCATCCGCACAG GTGTTATCGGAAAGAAGCATGTAGGCCCGGAATCAGTTTATCCATTTGATTTCGCTTACACGGAAGAGAACAGCTCGGTGCTGCAAGTCGGACGCAACATAACTCGGATCAAGCTGTTGGTCAGAAAATTCTTTGAAAGCCAGGACCAGAG GCCTTTCTTTCTGTATGTTGCATTTCACGACCCTCATCGCTGTGGACATTCCCAGCCCCAGTACGGGGCTTTCTGCGAGAAGTTTGGAAATGGCGATGTTGGCATGGGGAGGATACCAGACTGGACCCCTCGGTACTACACCCCGGAGCAGGTCCAG GTACCCTATTTTATTCCAGACACCCCCAGTGCCCGAGCTGATCTGGCAGCGCAATATACCACCATTGGCCGACTGGACCAAG GAGTAGGTCTTGTCCTTTCAGAGCTCCGGAGTGCTGGGCACGAGAATGATACGCTAGTCATCTTCAGTTCAGATAATGGTATACCCTTCCCAAATGGACGCACAAACCTGTATTggtctggaagagcagagcccCTTCTGGTGTCATCCCCAGACCATCCAAGACGCTGGGGGCAAGTCAGTGAATCGTTTGCAAGTCTTCTTG ATATCACTCCTACCATCCTGGACTGGTTCTCTATTCCGTACCCAAACTACAAGGTTTTTGGTAAGAGTGTTGAGCTGACCGGGAAATCTCTTCTTCCTGCTCTGGAAATTGAACAGCCGTGGGCTACGGTATTTGGAAGCCAGTCTCACCATGAGGTCACCATGTATTATCCCATGAGGTCAGTCCAGCATATGCAGTATCTCCTCATACACAACCTCAACTTCAAGATGCCTTTCCCCATTGACCAGGACTTTTATGTGTCCCCAACCTTTGAAGACTTGCTAAACAGGACCGTTTCTGGCAAACCAACTAACTGGTTTAAGACTCTTCACAGCTACTATTACAGAGACCGCTGGGAACTCTATGACCGATCAGGAGACCCTTCAGAGGCAAGAAATGTGGCTGGAGATCCCGGCTACCAGGGCATCTTTAAGGCCTTGCGGGATTTATTACAAAAGTGGCAATGGGAGACCTCAGACCCCTGGGTGTGTGCCCCTGATGGTGTTCTGGAAGAGAAATTAGATCCAAAGTGTCGCCCCCTTCATAATGAACTATAA
- the SLC26A11 gene encoding sodium-independent sulfate anion transporter encodes MEWLNGHQGRIRRLCMSCCSREMLQKRLPFLSWLSRYSLQWLQLDVIAGLTVGLTVVPQALAYAEVAGLPVQYGLYSSFVGCFVYCLLGTSKDVTLGPTAIMSLLVSVYTSGDTSLAILLAFLSGCIQLAMGLLNFGFLLDFISYPVIKAFTSAASVTIGFSQVKNLLGLKNIPREFILQVYETFRQLPNTRLGDAILGLTCIAILMMLKWMKEHSPRMHRGMSCWYRFCYLIVWVITTARNAVVVIAAGLVAYSFQAMGSQPFILTGKTAEGLPKFNIPPFSESTANGTVTFREMVQNIGPGLFIVPCMGLLESVAIARAFASQNNYRINTNQELLAIGLTNVLGSFLSSYPVTGSFGRTALNSQTGVCSPAGGLLTGVLVLLSLAYLTPLFFYIPKAALAAVIICAVAPMFDLGICKTLWNVKKIDLLPFLITFLLSFWEIQYGILAGILISVVILCYPIARPKMTVSQSNGLTLHFMSGLNFPAMEFLRDSVYEKALAVSPPRSVTLDFSHVITLDYTVVVGLRDLLHEFKSQGLSLTFCGLQPQLLQMLLAADSKAFHCLQGLGKTGDLYQEEGSTEPLLHNVTRASP; translated from the exons ATGGAGTGGCTGAATGGCCATCAAGGCAGAATCAGGAGGCTTTGTATGTCATGCTGCTCCCGTGAGATGCTGCAGAAGAGACTGCCCTTTCTTTCCTGGCTGTCACGCTATTCTTTGCAATGGTTGCAGCTGGATGTTATTGCCGGGCTGACTGTTGGTCTAACAGTGGTACCCCAGGCTCTGGCCTATGCGGAGGTCGCTGGGCTCCCTGTCCAG taTGGACTCTATTCCTCTTTCGTGGGCTGCTTTGTTTATTGTCTCCTTGGGACATCTAAAGACGTGACATTGGGTCCCACAGCCATAATGTCCCTCCTAGTATCAGTCTACACGTCGGGAGATACGTCTCTGGCCATTCTTTTAGCGTTCTTATCTGGTTGCATCCAGCTAGCCATGGGACTTTTAAATTTTG ggTTCCTTTTAGATTTCATCTCCTATCCAGTCATCAAAGCTTTCACTTCAGCAGCATCTGTCACAATTGGGTTTAGCCAAGTAAAG aACCTCCTTGGGCTGAAGAACATTCCACGTGAGTTTATTCTACAGGTATACGAAACTTTTCGCCAACTTCCAAATACTAG ATTAGGAGATGCCATCTTGGGTCTGACCTGCATTGCAATACTCATGATGCTAAAATGGATGAAAGAACACTCACCCAGAATGCACCGGGGCATGTCATGCTGGTACCGGTTTTGCTACCTCATTGTCTGGGTCATAACGACAG CCCGAAATGCCGTGGTGGTGATTGCTGCTGGACTGGTGGCTTATTCTTTCCAGGCTATGGGGTCTCAACCATTCATCCTCACAGGGAAGACAGCAGAGGGACTCCCCAAATTCAATATTCCCCCATTTTCAGAAAGCACGGCCAACGGCACTGTCACGTTCCGGGAGATGGTACAG AACATTGGACCGGGACTTTTCATTGTTCCTTGTATGGGATTACTGGAAAGTGTTGCCATCGCCAGGGCTTTTG CATCTCAGAACAATTACAGGATCAACACCAACCAGGAGCTTCTTGCCATCG GCCTCACCAATGTCCTCGGTTCTTTCCTATCTTCGTATCCTGTGACGGGAAGCTTCGGCCG GACAGCCCTTAACTCACAGACGGGAGTTTGCTCCCCTGCCGGTGGATTGCTCACAG gtgttttggttttgttgtcCCTTGCATATCTCACACCTCTGTTCTTCTACATCCCAAAAGCCGCCCTCGCCGCGGTGATCATCTGTGCAGTGGCGCCCATGTTTGATTTGGGCATCTGCAAAACCCTATGGAATGTTAAGA AAATAGATTTGCTTCCATTCCTGATAAccttccttctttccttctGGGAAATCCAGTATGGCATCCTTGCTGGGATTCTAATCTCTGTGGTTATTCTATGCTACCCCATTGCGAGGCCAAAAATGACG gtgtcccaatcaAATGGCTTAACCTTGCATTTCATGAGCGGGCTGAACTTTCCAGCCATGGAATTCCTCCGAGATTCCGTTTATGAGAAAGCTCTTGCCG TGTCGCCCCCACGCTCTGTGACATTGGATTTTTCTCACGTCATAACATTGGATTACACAGTGGTGGTCGGGCTCCGTGATCTTCTGCACGAGTTTAAATCCCAGGGACTGTCCCTTACTTTTTGTGGACTCCAG cCTCAACTTCTTCAGATGTTATTGGCAGCCGATTCCAAGGCCTTTCATTGTCTTCAGGGACTTGGAAAAACAG GAGATCTGTATCAAGAGGAAGGCAGCACAGAGCCGTTGCTCCATAATGTTACGAGGGCCTCGCCATAG